One window of Neptuniibacter halophilus genomic DNA carries:
- the gcvP gene encoding aminomethyl-transferring glycine dehydrogenase — protein MPSQNQAPLSVLEQKDAFVARHIGPSESEQQAMLAELGVADLDTLIEQTVPGAIQVKQPIDLADSRSEDEVLAYLKAVAAKNKINTSMIGMGYTDTIVPNVILRNVLENPGWYTAYTPYQPEVSQGRLEAILNFQTMILDLTGLDLANASLLDESTAAAEAMTLCKRMAKAKKANTFLVDKNVHPQNISVIQTRAEPLGYEVVVGDVTELLDQHEVFGVLVQYPGTYGDVNDYAELINKVHDKKALFCAAADIMSLVQLKSPGELGADIVFGSAQRFGVPMGYGGPHAAFFATRDAYKRSVPGRIIGVSVDTRGNKALRMAMQTREQHIRREKATSNICTAQVLLANMAGFYAVYHGPQGLKTIAGRINRLTTILAKGLQAKGVELVNESWFDTLSIQLDNADAVYQAALDAGINLRRIDDKQLGMTCDECTSRDTINQLWDLILGAGHGLDLDQIDAEIAASGETSYPASLIRESEILQHPVFNSYHSETEMLRYLKRLENKDISLTHSMIALGSCTMKLNATAEMIPVTWPEFGQLHPFAPIDQAQGYKQLIDELEEQLKAITGFDAVCMQPNSGAQGEYAGLLAIRKYHQSRGDAHRNICLIPTSAHGTNPASAALADMKVVLVACDSKGNVDVADLKEKAEQHKDELSCLMITYPSTHGVYEESIKEICQIVHDNGGQVYMDGANLNAQVAISQPAAIGADVSHMNLHKTFCIPHGGGGPGMGPIGIKAHLAPFVANHPVQSIEGPDPENGAVSAAPWGSASILPISWVYIALMGGNGLRKATELAILNANYMAKKLGEHFPVLYTGRNDRVAHECIIDIRPLKETSGITEEDVAKRLMDFGFHAPTMSFPVAGTLMIEPTESESKAELDRFIEAMAQIREEIGQVEDGDIDPENNPLKHAPHTLADLIDPAWDRPYSVAQGAFPVARLKESKVWPTVNRIDNVYGDRNLFCSCIPVEEYGE, from the coding sequence ATGCCTTCACAGAATCAGGCTCCTCTCTCTGTACTTGAGCAAAAGGATGCGTTTGTCGCGCGCCATATCGGTCCTTCCGAATCGGAACAACAGGCTATGCTGGCGGAACTCGGCGTAGCTGACCTGGACACTTTGATTGAACAGACCGTACCCGGTGCGATTCAGGTAAAACAGCCGATCGATCTGGCTGACAGCCGCTCTGAAGATGAAGTGCTCGCTTACCTTAAAGCTGTTGCCGCTAAGAACAAGATCAACACCTCCATGATCGGCATGGGTTACACCGATACCATCGTGCCGAATGTTATCCTGCGTAATGTGCTGGAAAACCCGGGCTGGTACACCGCTTACACCCCTTACCAGCCGGAAGTTTCTCAGGGACGTCTGGAAGCGATCCTGAACTTTCAGACCATGATCCTCGACCTGACCGGTCTGGATCTGGCCAACGCCTCACTGCTGGATGAGTCCACCGCAGCAGCCGAAGCCATGACCCTGTGTAAGCGTATGGCTAAAGCGAAAAAAGCCAACACCTTCCTGGTTGATAAAAACGTTCACCCACAGAACATCAGCGTGATCCAGACCCGCGCGGAACCCCTCGGTTACGAGGTTGTGGTTGGCGATGTGACCGAGCTGCTCGACCAGCACGAAGTCTTCGGTGTACTGGTTCAGTACCCGGGCACTTACGGCGATGTAAACGACTACGCCGAGCTGATCAACAAAGTACACGACAAGAAAGCCCTGTTCTGTGCCGCCGCTGACATTATGAGTCTGGTACAACTGAAATCACCGGGTGAGCTGGGTGCCGATATCGTATTCGGCTCAGCGCAACGCTTTGGTGTACCCATGGGTTACGGCGGCCCGCACGCGGCTTTCTTTGCTACCCGCGATGCTTATAAGCGCTCCGTACCGGGTCGTATCATCGGTGTTTCTGTAGATACCCGCGGCAACAAAGCCCTGCGTATGGCGATGCAGACCCGTGAGCAGCATATCCGCCGTGAAAAAGCGACCTCCAACATCTGTACTGCGCAGGTACTGCTGGCGAACATGGCCGGTTTCTACGCGGTTTATCATGGGCCGCAAGGCCTGAAGACCATCGCCGGTCGTATCAACCGTCTGACCACAATTCTGGCTAAAGGCCTGCAGGCGAAAGGCGTAGAGCTGGTTAATGAAAGCTGGTTCGATACCCTGAGCATCCAACTGGATAACGCCGACGCGGTCTATCAGGCTGCGCTGGATGCGGGCATCAACCTGCGCCGGATCGACGACAAACAACTGGGCATGACCTGTGACGAGTGCACCAGCCGCGACACCATCAACCAGCTCTGGGATCTGATTCTGGGCGCAGGCCATGGCCTTGATCTGGACCAGATCGATGCAGAGATCGCCGCGTCCGGCGAAACCAGCTACCCCGCATCTTTGATCCGCGAAAGCGAGATCCTGCAGCACCCGGTTTTCAACAGCTACCACAGCGAAACCGAAATGCTGCGCTACCTGAAGCGTCTGGAAAACAAAGATATCTCCCTGACCCACAGCATGATCGCGCTGGGCTCCTGCACCATGAAGCTCAACGCTACCGCCGAGATGATCCCGGTGACCTGGCCTGAGTTTGGTCAGTTACACCCCTTCGCGCCGATCGATCAGGCTCAGGGCTACAAACAACTGATCGATGAGCTGGAAGAACAGCTCAAAGCGATCACCGGTTTCGACGCCGTCTGCATGCAGCCAAACTCCGGCGCACAGGGCGAGTACGCGGGCCTGCTGGCGATCCGTAAGTATCACCAGTCCCGTGGCGATGCACATCGTAATATCTGCCTGATCCCGACCTCCGCCCACGGCACCAACCCGGCGTCTGCGGCACTGGCGGATATGAAAGTGGTTCTGGTTGCCTGCGACAGCAAAGGTAACGTTGACGTAGCCGATCTGAAAGAGAAAGCCGAACAGCACAAAGATGAGCTGTCCTGCCTGATGATCACCTACCCGTCTACCCACGGTGTGTATGAAGAGAGCATTAAAGAGATCTGCCAGATCGTTCACGATAACGGCGGTCAGGTATACATGGACGGCGCCAACCTCAACGCTCAGGTGGCGATCAGCCAGCCTGCCGCGATTGGTGCTGACGTCTCTCATATGAACCTGCACAAAACCTTCTGTATCCCGCACGGTGGCGGCGGCCCGGGCATGGGCCCGATCGGCATAAAAGCCCATCTGGCACCCTTTGTTGCCAACCACCCGGTACAGAGCATCGAAGGCCCTGACCCGGAAAACGGCGCGGTATCTGCAGCACCCTGGGGCAGCGCTTCTATCCTGCCAATCTCCTGGGTTTACATCGCCCTGATGGGAGGAAATGGCCTGCGTAAAGCGACTGAGCTGGCGATTCTGAATGCCAACTACATGGCGAAGAAACTGGGCGAACACTTCCCGGTGCTCTACACCGGCCGTAACGACCGTGTTGCCCATGAGTGCATCATCGACATTCGCCCGCTGAAAGAAACCTCCGGCATCACCGAAGAAGATGTGGCCAAGCGTCTGATGGACTTTGGTTTCCATGCGCCCACCATGTCCTTCCCGGTAGCCGGCACTTTGATGATCGAACCAACGGAGTCTGAATCCAAAGCTGAACTGGATCGCTTTATCGAAGCGATGGCCCAGATCCGCGAAGAGATCGGTCAGGTTGAAGACGGCGATATCGATCCGGAAAACAACCCACTGAAACACGCTCCGCACACCCTGGCCGACCTGATCGACCCGGCATGGGATCGCCCATACAGCGTTGCTCAGGGTGCATTCCCGGTTGCCCGCCTTAAAGAAAGTAAGGTGTGGCCAACGGTGAACCGTATCGACAACGTCTACGGCGACCGCAACCTGTTCTGCTCCTGCATTCCGGTTGAGGAGTACGGGGAGTAA
- a CDS encoding TonB-dependent copper receptor, which yields MNRQILSLAVAAVVSDVALAEVDTDHSMVIEINRGLPYLETAVRERTTGVKAAPVADGGELLQSLTGVSAVRMGGRALDPVIRGQSQTQLNILLDGGYIHGGCPNRMDPPTAYTSVDSYDRVTVIKGNRTVVYGGGGSGGTVLFERDWLMIDEKGYNAELAGSYRANGEQWELGADLMLGGDQGYLRFIAHEGESENYKDGDGNEVNSKYDSQSNALLAGIRLGANTTLQASFEKADEEDVLFPGAAMDSPYADAENTRIKLEHQFTRSSLRQLRVEAYQSDVVHLMENAMMTSPSSSDTEGMRIVVDAHAADIDWTFGADLQNNDRTAVAYSTSSGMAAFSQWPGVEIDQTGFFVEGEKALNQNNVLKAGMRYDRVEASASRASETFGGSTPLSRYTHFYGVTETASDENNLGGFATWTHRLNPQYTLETTLSRSVRTADATERYIAKAPMMGAKWIGNPQLEPEKHHQLELVLATQREQLNGSLSVWYNRVDDYILRYRSAGNDLYRNVEATLYGIEAEISYQLSPVWTLGSALVWMEGENSDTDQPLSRISPLELTTSLDYQRAQWKAGVEWKLVAGQNSVCLSSDPECGGQDVRKTPGYGLVNLHTEYQASSGLIVALGVDNLFDRAYSLHESRDYLLDPDPVQVREPGQNIWLRLSGRF from the coding sequence ATGAACAGGCAGATACTTTCCCTCGCCGTGGCAGCAGTGGTTTCGGATGTTGCTCTGGCGGAGGTGGATACGGATCACTCAATGGTGATTGAGATCAACCGGGGCTTACCCTATCTGGAAACTGCAGTCCGCGAACGCACAACCGGGGTCAAGGCAGCACCGGTGGCCGATGGGGGAGAGCTGCTGCAGAGCCTGACCGGTGTTTCCGCAGTGCGTATGGGGGGGCGGGCGCTGGATCCGGTGATTCGCGGTCAGAGCCAGACCCAGTTAAACATTCTGCTGGATGGCGGCTATATCCATGGCGGATGCCCCAACCGGATGGACCCGCCGACGGCCTATACCTCAGTGGACAGTTATGACCGGGTAACCGTGATTAAAGGCAACCGCACGGTGGTTTATGGGGGCGGTGGTTCCGGCGGCACGGTGTTGTTTGAACGCGACTGGCTGATGATCGATGAAAAGGGCTACAACGCGGAACTGGCAGGCAGTTACCGCGCCAACGGCGAGCAGTGGGAGCTGGGCGCTGACCTGATGCTGGGCGGTGATCAGGGCTATCTGCGGTTTATCGCCCACGAAGGGGAATCGGAAAACTACAAAGACGGCGATGGAAATGAGGTCAACTCGAAGTATGACAGCCAGTCGAATGCGTTGTTAGCCGGTATCCGGCTGGGTGCGAACACCACCCTGCAGGCCAGTTTTGAAAAAGCCGATGAAGAGGATGTACTGTTTCCCGGTGCGGCGATGGACAGCCCTTACGCCGATGCAGAAAACACGCGAATAAAACTGGAGCATCAGTTTACCCGGAGCAGCCTGCGTCAGCTCAGAGTGGAAGCCTATCAGTCGGATGTGGTTCACCTGATGGAGAACGCGATGATGACCTCTCCGTCGAGTTCTGACACAGAAGGGATGCGGATTGTTGTGGATGCACATGCGGCCGATATCGACTGGACTTTTGGGGCCGATCTGCAGAATAACGATCGCACGGCTGTGGCTTATAGTACCTCTTCCGGGATGGCGGCATTTTCCCAGTGGCCGGGGGTTGAGATCGATCAGACCGGATTCTTTGTTGAGGGCGAGAAAGCCCTGAATCAGAACAATGTGCTCAAGGCCGGAATGCGCTACGACCGGGTTGAAGCCAGCGCTTCACGTGCCTCAGAGACCTTTGGCGGTTCGACGCCCCTGAGCCGCTACACCCACTTTTATGGCGTTACTGAAACCGCCAGTGATGAGAACAATCTGGGCGGGTTCGCTACATGGACCCACCGCCTGAATCCGCAGTACACCCTCGAGACCACATTATCCCGCAGCGTGCGGACAGCAGATGCGACCGAACGGTATATCGCCAAAGCGCCGATGATGGGGGCTAAGTGGATCGGTAATCCGCAGTTGGAGCCGGAGAAACACCATCAACTGGAACTGGTACTGGCCACTCAGCGGGAGCAACTCAACGGCTCCCTGAGCGTCTGGTATAACCGGGTGGATGACTACATTCTGCGCTACCGCTCGGCGGGCAATGACCTCTACCGTAATGTGGAGGCTACCCTTTATGGGATTGAAGCCGAAATCAGCTATCAGTTGAGCCCGGTCTGGACGCTGGGCAGTGCACTGGTGTGGATGGAGGGTGAGAACAGCGATACTGATCAGCCTCTGTCACGGATCTCGCCGCTGGAACTGACCACCTCACTGGATTATCAGCGCGCTCAATGGAAGGCCGGAGTGGAATGGAAGCTGGTCGCCGGGCAAAACTCGGTGTGTCTGAGTTCAGATCCTGAGTGCGGCGGTCAGGATGTGCGCAAAACACCGGGTTACGGTCTGGTAAATCTGCATACCGAGTATCAGGCCAGTAGTGGCCTGATCGTAGCGCTGGGCGTGGATAACCTGTTCGACCGCGCCTATAGCCTGCATGAGAGCCGTGATTACCTGCTTGATCCGGATCCGGTTCAGGTGCGTGAGCCGGGGCAGAATATCTGGCTGCGTCTCAGTGGCCGGTTCTGA
- a CDS encoding diguanylate cyclase translates to MKLSNKLLVVQAIFIVLLMGGVAATVVTLGLPEVRKIERDNQIGDIHRVTNSLNNQLINLGLLAKDWGHWDDTFQYAQTPYPEYESSNLTPSTLEFNQTDLLLIVNQQNRVIWRMATEQMGDLNQLELTRSLQLPPDHILARPASEAKFEGIVHTRQGPLLLAGSPILTSNAEGPRRGTIFFGRLLSQAMTEKTAIQLEIPFSLSSSQAHLAEPQVRFISPTQIHTRDILPFANSDELTLQIDIRQERPFYQQALLAIRYSMLTVLVIGLLGCLITYLLLHHLLIDPIQRLQKQAEQFRNHNHRHQNFQILRRHDELGDLSASFANMATELSHHVHQLQKERNDLEVASNTDPLTGLHNRRYLEEYMSADRTWERNTTWSFFMLDLDLFKQINDQYGHDVGDVTLQQFAALLRKEFRETDILVRSGGEEFTIICQHTNLSTAENIAERLLKRVESFRFGPDNSIQVTCSIGFFSLPVADKAYGIQHWPKMLRVADIALYAAKYSGRNTWIGLEATTGCDAGQYPDQGQDIVHWLKENKLTLSSALSPGRIHWFRSPIGETSAH, encoded by the coding sequence GTGAAACTTTCAAACAAACTTCTGGTAGTTCAGGCCATCTTTATCGTCCTCCTGATGGGCGGCGTAGCCGCGACCGTGGTCACGCTGGGTTTGCCGGAGGTACGTAAAATCGAGCGTGATAACCAGATCGGGGATATTCACAGGGTCACAAACAGCCTGAATAATCAATTGATCAACCTCGGCCTGCTGGCAAAGGACTGGGGGCACTGGGACGACACCTTCCAGTATGCGCAGACCCCCTACCCTGAGTATGAAAGCTCAAACCTTACCCCCTCAACGCTCGAATTTAACCAGACCGACCTGCTGCTGATCGTCAATCAACAGAACCGTGTTATCTGGCGTATGGCCACAGAGCAGATGGGTGATCTGAACCAGCTTGAACTGACCCGCTCACTGCAACTCCCGCCCGACCACATACTGGCCCGTCCCGCGTCGGAAGCAAAATTTGAGGGTATTGTGCATACCCGCCAGGGGCCTCTGTTGCTCGCGGGCAGTCCAATTCTGACCAGCAATGCGGAGGGCCCCCGTCGGGGCACCATCTTTTTTGGCCGCCTGCTGAGTCAGGCCATGACCGAAAAAACGGCCATACAACTGGAGATCCCGTTCTCCCTGAGCAGTTCGCAGGCACACCTCGCTGAACCTCAGGTCAGGTTTATATCTCCGACGCAGATTCATACCCGGGACATACTGCCTTTTGCCAACAGTGATGAGCTGACCCTGCAGATCGATATTCGTCAGGAACGTCCGTTCTACCAGCAGGCTTTGCTGGCAATACGCTATTCGATGCTGACCGTACTCGTCATCGGTCTGCTGGGTTGCCTTATCACCTACCTGCTGTTGCACCACCTGCTGATCGACCCGATTCAGCGTCTGCAGAAACAGGCCGAGCAGTTCAGAAATCACAACCACCGCCATCAGAACTTCCAGATCCTGCGCCGGCATGATGAGTTAGGTGACCTCTCAGCCTCTTTCGCAAATATGGCAACCGAGCTTTCACACCATGTGCATCAATTGCAGAAAGAACGTAACGATCTGGAAGTCGCGAGTAACACCGACCCTCTCACCGGGCTGCACAATCGCCGCTACCTTGAGGAGTACATGAGCGCCGACCGCACATGGGAGCGCAATACCACCTGGTCATTCTTTATGCTGGATCTGGATCTCTTCAAGCAGATCAACGACCAGTACGGTCACGATGTGGGCGATGTTACCCTGCAGCAGTTTGCTGCACTGCTGCGCAAGGAGTTCCGGGAAACCGATATTCTGGTGCGCAGCGGTGGGGAAGAGTTCACTATTATCTGTCAGCACACCAACCTTTCAACCGCAGAAAACATTGCCGAAAGGCTGCTCAAGCGAGTCGAAAGCTTCCGTTTCGGCCCCGACAACAGTATTCAGGTGACCTGTTCAATAGGTTTCTTCAGCCTGCCGGTTGCCGACAAGGCATATGGCATACAACACTGGCCGAAGATGCTCAGGGTGGCGGATATCGCCCTGTATGCCGCCAAATACAGTGGCCGCAACACCTGGATCGGTCTTGAAGCCACTACCGGTTGTGACGCGGGACAATATCCTGATCAGGGTCAGGATATTGTCCACTGGCTGAAGGAGAACAAACTCACCCTCTCCTCGGCGCTCTCACCGGGCAGAATCCACTGGTTCCGCAGCCCAATCGGCGAAACCAGTGCCCACTGA
- a CDS encoding sensor domain-containing phosphodiesterase produces MSLIHSHGFIDYPRRAKLKRIARACAQQLKISRVGIWKLDPDHQRIQCELLYLLDKDQFLRGTELFREDYPAYFKAITEDRIIRVDDARTDPRTSEFTPDYLTPNNIYSMLDAPIFAAGKLQGVICLEQVGEKRTWDMAEMSYVASLADCISMLNEQETWLKDREQLEFLEQCDPLTGLEKRPYFQKRLDFDLQDSPDPDRVRALILTGLDFFASINDDYGHKVADTLLKVVAEELIKRTNPSTCRLSRLGGDNFAIWFPELESRRQLNDLLEKLKQIGEKPLNVAEGAEIKVSFSTGVVVYPMDSVTLGSPMRCAELAMYRAKQEDRGGVKYFSAEWLDQMQIRRSLESELIAALDSDQLVAHYQPIYASESLQVIGLEALVRWAHPEKGCIPPAHFLPLAKKLGLMGRLGHYMLHQACRDIKSIRETHPGVKWVSVNISSEQLYDPALSEEIQCILQEYQLPAESLELEIVEELISQDSALVRSQLESLSDLGIRLAIDDFGTGYSSLSRLKHMPVTKLKIDKSFVDGLPDSEDDRCITQSIMGLAKGLQLELVAEGVETERQAEYLRQAGCEYMQGFLFARPMPLSKLLKQLGT; encoded by the coding sequence ATGTCACTGATTCACAGCCATGGCTTTATTGATTATCCGCGTCGCGCCAAACTGAAACGCATTGCCCGTGCCTGTGCCCAGCAGCTAAAGATCTCCCGGGTAGGGATCTGGAAACTCGACCCGGATCATCAGCGGATTCAATGTGAGCTGCTCTACCTGCTCGATAAAGATCAGTTTCTGCGTGGCACTGAGCTCTTCCGTGAAGATTACCCCGCCTACTTTAAAGCCATTACGGAAGACCGGATCATCCGGGTGGATGATGCCCGGACTGACCCACGAACATCTGAATTTACCCCGGATTACCTGACGCCCAATAATATCTACTCCATGCTCGATGCACCGATTTTTGCAGCGGGCAAATTACAGGGGGTGATCTGTCTTGAGCAGGTGGGGGAGAAGCGCACCTGGGATATGGCGGAGATGTCTTATGTGGCATCGCTGGCGGACTGCATCTCGATGCTGAATGAGCAGGAAACCTGGCTTAAAGACCGCGAACAGTTGGAGTTTCTTGAACAATGTGACCCGCTGACCGGTCTGGAAAAACGGCCCTATTTTCAGAAACGTCTCGATTTTGATCTGCAGGACTCCCCGGATCCTGACCGGGTCAGGGCACTGATTCTGACCGGGCTCGACTTCTTTGCTTCCATCAATGATGACTACGGGCATAAGGTGGCGGATACGCTGCTCAAAGTAGTGGCCGAGGAGTTGATTAAACGAACAAATCCGAGCACCTGCCGCTTGTCCCGTCTGGGCGGGGATAATTTTGCGATCTGGTTTCCTGAGCTTGAAAGTCGCCGGCAATTAAACGATCTGCTGGAAAAACTGAAACAGATCGGGGAAAAACCTCTCAACGTTGCAGAAGGCGCCGAAATCAAGGTCAGCTTCAGTACCGGTGTGGTTGTCTATCCGATGGACTCGGTCACACTGGGTAGTCCGATGCGTTGCGCAGAACTGGCAATGTACCGGGCTAAACAGGAAGACCGGGGTGGTGTTAAATATTTCTCGGCAGAGTGGCTGGATCAGATGCAGATACGCCGCTCACTGGAAAGTGAGCTGATTGCCGCGCTCGATAGCGATCAGTTAGTGGCGCACTACCAGCCCATTTATGCTTCTGAATCTCTGCAGGTGATAGGTCTGGAAGCGCTGGTACGCTGGGCGCATCCGGAGAAAGGTTGTATCCCGCCTGCCCATTTTTTGCCGCTGGCGAAGAAACTCGGGCTGATGGGACGGCTTGGCCATTACATGCTGCATCAGGCCTGCCGGGATATAAAAAGTATCCGAGAGACCCACCCCGGTGTTAAATGGGTTTCGGTGAATATCTCCTCCGAACAGTTGTACGATCCGGCTCTGAGCGAAGAGATCCAGTGCATTTTGCAGGAGTATCAGTTACCCGCAGAGTCTCTGGAGCTGGAGATTGTCGAAGAGCTGATCAGTCAGGATTCGGCGCTGGTGCGTTCGCAACTGGAATCCCTGTCTGATCTGGGTATCCGGCTGGCGATTGATGACTTTGGTACCGGCTATTCCTCGCTCTCACGCCTCAAACATATGCCGGTGACCAAGCTGAAAATCGATAAATCTTTTGTCGATGGCCTGCCGGATTCCGAGGATGACCGCTGCATTACCCAGTCGATTATGGGTCTGGCAAAAGGTTTGCAGTTGGAGCTGGTGGCGGAAGGCGTTGAGACGGAGCGTCAGGCGGAATATCTGCGACAGGCCGGTTGTGAATATATGCAGGGCTTCCTCTTCGCCCGGCCGATGCCGCTCAGTAAACTGTTAAAACAGCTTGGAACCTGA
- a CDS encoding lipid A deacylase LpxR family protein: protein MFRTLPLIAGILISSHSQAATQDDAPWTFNLYFENDLFAETDQNYTNGVRVSWVSPNVESYLEDERLPSWVGELSDSLPLFDPPSSSDDPVLRNVVVTLGQQIYTPQDIDRATVDPDDRPYAGWLYGGVAYHSRTRNQMNSAVLNLGIVGPWALGEEAQDLIHDIRGFKKFNGWDNQLKNEPGIQLLYEHKNRINKGRLTPLLAYDLILHGGGSLGNVATYLNAGAELRLGWNLPQDFGTSALRSGGDNSAPGIGDGRYQRGSRNSNLGLHGFISADGRWVLRDIFLDGNTFRDSHSIDKESLVGETAIGIAALYHGWKISFARVHRSREYAGQEEGHTFGSLSLSYSY, encoded by the coding sequence GTGTTCCGAACCCTGCCACTGATAGCCGGTATACTCATCAGCAGTCACAGCCAGGCAGCCACTCAGGATGACGCGCCCTGGACCTTCAATCTCTACTTTGAAAACGACCTGTTTGCCGAAACCGACCAGAATTATACCAACGGCGTCCGGGTTTCCTGGGTCTCGCCCAATGTGGAAAGCTACCTTGAGGATGAACGCCTGCCCTCCTGGGTTGGCGAACTCTCTGATTCCCTGCCACTGTTTGACCCGCCCTCAAGCAGTGACGATCCGGTCCTGAGAAATGTCGTTGTCACATTGGGGCAACAGATTTATACCCCGCAGGATATCGACCGGGCCACGGTCGATCCCGACGACCGCCCTTACGCAGGCTGGCTCTATGGCGGCGTCGCCTACCACAGCCGTACCCGCAATCAGATGAACAGTGCGGTGCTTAATCTGGGCATTGTCGGCCCCTGGGCACTGGGTGAAGAAGCGCAGGATCTTATCCACGATATTCGTGGCTTTAAGAAATTTAACGGCTGGGATAACCAGTTGAAGAACGAACCCGGCATCCAACTGCTGTATGAACACAAAAACCGGATCAATAAAGGCCGACTCACGCCGTTGCTGGCCTATGACCTGATACTCCACGGCGGTGGCAGTCTGGGTAATGTGGCCACTTACCTCAATGCGGGTGCGGAGCTGCGGCTTGGCTGGAACCTGCCGCAGGATTTTGGTACCTCAGCACTGCGCAGCGGTGGTGATAACAGTGCACCGGGGATCGGTGATGGTCGCTATCAGCGAGGCAGCCGTAACAGTAATCTGGGTCTGCACGGATTTATCTCTGCCGACGGCCGCTGGGTGCTGCGGGACATTTTTCTGGATGGAAATACTTTTCGTGACAGCCATTCCATCGACAAAGAGTCGCTGGTTGGCGAAACCGCGATTGGCATCGCTGCCCTTTACCACGGCTGGAAGATCTCATTCGCACGGGTCCACCGCAGCCGCGAGTATGCCGGGCAGGAGGAAGGTCACACCTTTGGCTCACTCAGCCTGAGTTATTCTTATTAA
- a CDS encoding YdbL family protein produces MTKLRKILTVFALAFSLFSVPAWAISMDDAKAKGLIGEQVNGYLGYVKSPSSSVRAMVEAINNKRRAAYNKGAKNAGVERNVFEIRMGQRLQDRVPPGQYIQLQNGNWQRK; encoded by the coding sequence ATGACAAAACTACGCAAAATTCTGACCGTATTTGCCCTGGCGTTCTCCCTGTTCTCAGTGCCCGCATGGGCGATCAGCATGGATGACGCAAAGGCAAAGGGCCTGATCGGGGAACAGGTAAATGGTTACCTCGGTTATGTTAAAAGCCCCAGCAGCAGCGTCCGGGCCATGGTTGAAGCGATCAACAATAAACGTCGCGCAGCCTATAACAAAGGCGCAAAAAATGCCGGCGTAGAACGCAATGTCTTTGAGATACGCATGGGTCAGCGCCTGCAGGACCGGGTACCTCCGGGCCAGTATATCCAACTGCAAAATGGTAACTGGCAGCGCAAATAA
- a CDS encoding YnbE family lipoprotein: MNLNQLLPTAALLSVLTVVSGCSPRVEVAVPNEPITINLNVKIEHEILVKVDREIDDLLSENSDIF; the protein is encoded by the coding sequence ATGAATCTGAACCAGTTACTTCCCACCGCAGCCCTGCTCTCAGTGCTGACGGTTGTAAGCGGTTGTTCACCGCGCGTGGAGGTGGCGGTGCCAAACGAGCCCATCACCATCAACCTGAATGTTAAAATTGAACATGAGATTCTGGTTAAAGTGGATCGCGAGATCGACGACCTGCTCTCTGAAAACAGCGACATCTTCTGA